In uncultured Bacteroides sp., one genomic interval encodes:
- the smpB gene encoding SsrA-binding protein, with amino-acid sequence MKQAPVNIKNKRATFDYEIVDTFTAGIVLTGTEIKSIRLGKASLVDTFCFFARQELWVKNMHIAEYFYGSYNNHVARRDRKLLLNRKEIKKLERATKETGFTIVPLRMFINEKGLAKVVIALAKGKKQYDKRQSLREKDDKRDMDRMFKK; translated from the coding sequence ATGAAACAAGCTCCCGTAAATATAAAAAATAAGCGTGCCACTTTCGACTATGAGATAGTGGATACATTTACTGCCGGTATAGTACTTACTGGTACCGAAATTAAATCTATTCGTTTGGGTAAAGCCAGTCTGGTAGATACCTTTTGTTTTTTCGCCCGCCAGGAACTTTGGGTAAAGAATATGCATATTGCTGAATATTTTTATGGTTCCTATAATAATCATGTCGCCCGACGTGATCGTAAGTTATTACTAAATAGAAAAGAAATAAAGAAACTTGAGAGAGCAACAAAAGAAACAGGTTTTACGATTGTTCCTCTTCGGATGTTTATAAATGAAAAAGGATTGGCTAAAGTTGTGATAGCTTTGGCAAAAGGAAAGAAACAATATGATAAGCGTCAGTCGCTAAGAGAAAAGGATGATAAGCGCGATATGGACAGAATGTTTAAAAAGTAA
- a CDS encoding DMP19 family protein, with translation MPTTIEISDSALKEAASLGMDEFIKVFTDKYLEILGGNLNTEKMGLLNGPQHSVLAYHFFREEVMEGGFVQLIQNGYGGYIFDNPFAKSMRLFGAEDFSKLIYKAKKIYDAHKEDLEKERSEDDFMAMYEQYEEFDDLEEEFLENEEEITSIIAGYIDEHLEEFANIK, from the coding sequence ATGCCTACAACAATTGAAATTTCAGATTCAGCTCTAAAAGAAGCGGCATCACTTGGAATGGATGAATTTATCAAAGTGTTTACCGATAAGTATTTAGAAATTCTAGGTGGAAATCTAAATACAGAAAAAATGGGGCTGCTCAATGGACCTCAACACTCGGTATTAGCATATCATTTTTTTAGAGAAGAAGTGATGGAAGGAGGATTTGTGCAACTTATTCAAAATGGATATGGAGGATATATATTTGATAATCCTTTTGCCAAATCAATGAGACTGTTTGGTGCTGAAGATTTTTCTAAGTTGATTTATAAAGCTAAGAAAATATACGATGCTCATAAGGAAGATCTTGAAAAGGAGAGAAGTGAAGATGATTTTATGGCAATGTATGAACAATATGAAGAGTTTGATGACCTTGAAGAGGAATTCCTTGAAAATGAGGAAGAAATTACTTCAATTATAGCAGGGTATATTGATGAGCATTTAGAAGAATTTGCGAATATAAAATAA
- a CDS encoding outer membrane beta-barrel protein, with translation MKKIILFFALAVISLNSYAQKFEIAGTTSFWRNTDKNTTSFEIAPELTYELTEKWGIGASVSYGQERENDGVILTNKVFTIAPYARYTYFDKEIISLFIDGGVGLAKVKSEIGNEAETRTGFEAGLKPGIAIKVAERFKFISKIGFLGYKKNYPQSGKAFGFNLSGENIAVGFAYMF, from the coding sequence ATGAAAAAAATTATTCTATTCTTTGCACTGGCTGTTATAAGCCTCAACTCTTATGCTCAAAAGTTTGAAATTGCCGGAACAACAAGCTTCTGGCGCAATACAGACAAAAACACCACATCATTTGAAATAGCTCCGGAACTTACATATGAGCTAACAGAAAAATGGGGAATTGGAGCATCAGTAAGTTATGGTCAGGAAAGAGAAAATGATGGAGTTATATTAACTAATAAAGTATTCACTATAGCTCCTTATGCACGTTACACTTATTTCGACAAGGAAATCATTAGTCTGTTTATTGATGGCGGAGTGGGTTTAGCTAAAGTAAAATCAGAAATAGGCAATGAAGCCGAAACAAGAACCGGATTTGAAGCTGGTTTAAAACCAGGAATAGCTATAAAAGTAGCTGAAAGATTCAAATTTATATCAAAAATTGGCTTTTTGGGCTATAAGAAGAATTATCCTCAATCAGGAAAAGCCTTTGGTTTTAACTTAAGTGGCGAAAACATTGCAGTTGGTTTTGCATATATGTTTTAA
- the tnpB gene encoding IS66 family insertion sequence element accessory protein TnpB (TnpB, as the term is used for proteins encoded by IS66 family insertion elements, is considered an accessory protein, since TnpC, encoded by a neighboring gene, is a DDE family transposase.) encodes MFALTESMSYYLCPQYVDMRKGIYSLYQLVKSDMKRNPLSGEVFLFVGKNRESIKILHWENGGFVLYQKKLERGTFEIPRFNPSSGQYEMKWTTFVLIMEGVCIRSVKYRKRFYTDLIR; translated from the coding sequence ATGTTTGCACTTACAGAATCCATGAGCTACTATCTCTGTCCTCAGTATGTGGACATGCGAAAAGGTATTTATTCTTTGTACCAGTTGGTAAAGTCAGACATGAAACGGAACCCGCTATCGGGAGAAGTTTTTCTGTTTGTAGGTAAGAACAGAGAGTCAATCAAGATCCTACACTGGGAGAACGGAGGTTTTGTTTTATATCAGAAGAAACTTGAAAGGGGTACTTTTGAGATACCCCGTTTTAATCCTTCCAGTGGTCAGTATGAGATGAAATGGACGACGTTCGTTCTGATAATGGAGGGCGTCTGCATCCGTTCCGTAAAGTACAGAAAACGATTCTATACAGATTTAATACGTTGA
- a CDS encoding IS66 family transposase: MNYKRIVELLEDQLRLSSEREKALLEQNRQQSAQLQQQSAQIERLSVQTAILTDTIRSLEESLLQKNGDIQTLTGKNRGLGKLLSNKSEKIVPQIKEEDKVEEKPRPSLKERGNNNAKRKEYFDLKTIIDEVYPNDPGFDKEKSKIISYVDSIRYEYIPPQFVKHIYRQYNCLFNEKMYTAKAPRTPLQNSNYDGSFMAGILQLRYIYSMPVERIIKLFGEQGFELNKATAHSLIKKSAWMLDRLDKVLRKTILEDSYLNMDESYYTVLTSEKNEKGKGVRKGYIWAALANQKKLIQYFYEKGSRSREVLTNYIGEEYKGAIQSDGLIDYKILETDEYPDIIRLSCFQHCKRKFLDIEADKDATQIIDVINKLYRKEHKIGKHWKPDRILEYRKKYAPPILKELKRKLLKIQSNPSMLPKSPLSKAINYTLNEYDALCNYIDRPEYALDNNAIERYMRYISLSRKNSLFCGSHDGAKRTALLYSLACSCRLNGINTFEYFTDILNRMAYINPNASDEVYQKLLPNSWTKE; the protein is encoded by the coding sequence ATGAATTACAAACGGATTGTTGAACTATTAGAAGATCAGCTCAGACTTTCTTCCGAAAGAGAAAAAGCTCTGCTGGAGCAAAATAGACAGCAGTCTGCACAACTTCAGCAGCAGTCTGCGCAGATAGAAAGGCTATCTGTACAGACTGCTATTCTAACTGATACGATTCGTTCACTGGAAGAATCCCTTCTTCAAAAGAACGGCGACATACAAACGCTGACCGGTAAGAACCGGGGACTGGGCAAACTCTTGTCCAATAAATCAGAGAAGATAGTTCCTCAAATCAAAGAGGAGGATAAAGTGGAAGAAAAGCCTCGTCCATCACTGAAAGAACGTGGTAACAACAACGCCAAACGTAAAGAGTATTTTGATCTGAAGACCATTATTGATGAGGTTTACCCCAATGATCCCGGTTTTGATAAGGAAAAATCCAAAATCATTAGTTATGTGGACTCTATCCGGTATGAATACATCCCACCTCAGTTTGTCAAACACATCTATCGACAGTACAACTGTTTGTTTAATGAGAAGATGTATACCGCAAAAGCGCCAAGAACTCCGCTGCAGAACTCTAACTACGACGGTTCTTTCATGGCTGGAATACTACAACTCAGATACATTTACTCCATGCCCGTTGAACGAATCATCAAATTGTTTGGCGAGCAGGGATTTGAATTGAACAAAGCTACAGCTCACTCCCTGATTAAGAAATCCGCCTGGATGCTGGACCGTTTGGATAAAGTCTTAAGAAAAACGATTCTTGAAGACAGTTACCTTAATATGGATGAAAGCTACTATACCGTACTGACTTCAGAGAAAAACGAAAAAGGGAAAGGTGTTCGCAAAGGCTATATATGGGCAGCTCTTGCAAATCAAAAGAAACTCATACAATACTTTTATGAAAAGGGTTCCCGCTCACGCGAAGTACTGACCAATTATATCGGGGAAGAGTACAAAGGAGCCATCCAATCGGACGGACTTATAGATTATAAAATCCTTGAAACTGATGAATATCCCGATATAATAAGACTTTCCTGCTTTCAACACTGCAAGCGTAAGTTCCTGGATATTGAAGCAGATAAGGATGCCACTCAAATAATAGATGTAATCAATAAGCTTTATAGAAAAGAGCATAAAATAGGGAAGCACTGGAAACCCGACAGGATATTAGAATACAGAAAAAAGTATGCCCCACCCATATTAAAGGAACTCAAAAGAAAACTCTTAAAAATACAATCCAATCCTTCCATGCTTCCAAAGAGCCCACTCTCGAAGGCGATTAATTATACCCTGAACGAGTATGACGCATTGTGCAATTATATAGACAGACCAGAATATGCACTTGATAATAATGCCATAGAACGATACATGCGGTACATAAGCTTAAGCAGGAAGAACTCTCTGTTTTGCGGAAGCCACGACGGAGCAAAGAGAACAGCACTACTTTACTCACTGGCTTGCTCATGCAGGCTAAATGGAATAAACACGTTCGAATACTTTACGGATATATTAAACCGGATGGCTTATATCAATCCCAATGC
- a CDS encoding methylated-DNA--[protein]-cysteine S-methyltransferase — protein sequence MSIVYYSFPVGILEIKSTESHITQLLFKESAKASSENIPAVMKECIRQLDEYFSGNRKDFTLPLAPEGTNFQCSVWKALQTIPYGQTISYKQLAERVENPKACRAVGSANGRNPIAIIIPCHRVIAANGTLGGYAGGLDIKTILLTLEGVDRF from the coding sequence ATGAGCATTGTTTATTATTCTTTTCCGGTAGGTATTCTTGAGATTAAATCAACAGAAAGCCACATTACTCAGTTATTATTTAAAGAATCTGCCAAGGCTTCTTCAGAGAATATTCCAGCAGTAATGAAAGAGTGTATTCGTCAGCTTGATGAATATTTCTCCGGGAACCGGAAAGATTTTACTTTGCCTTTAGCTCCTGAAGGTACAAATTTCCAGTGCTCTGTATGGAAAGCTTTGCAAACTATTCCTTATGGACAAACTATCAGCTATAAACAGCTTGCAGAACGAGTGGAGAATCCTAAAGCTTGCCGGGCTGTGGGCTCTGCGAATGGACGAAATCCAATTGCAATAATTATTCCATGTCATAGAGTGATTGCGGCCAATGGTACTTTAGGAGGTTATGCAGGTGGATTAGATATAAAAACTATATTGCTTACACTTGAAGGTGTTGACCGGTTTTAG
- the metH gene encoding methionine synthase encodes MKPTIQQLVSERILILDGAMGTMIQQYNLREEDFRNERFANIPGQMKGNNDLLCLTRPDVIRDIHSKYLEAGADIIETNTFSSTTVSMADYHVQDYVRELNLAAVKIAREIADEYTRMNPDKPRFVAGSVGPTNKTCSMSPDVNNPAFRALSYDELAAAYQEQMEALIDGGVDAILIETIFDTLNAKAAIFAAETAMEIKGVQLPIMLSVTVADISGRTLSGQTLDAFLASIQHAPIFSVGLNCSFGAKQLKPFLEGLASRAPYYISAYPNAGLPNSLGKYDQTPAEMAAQVKEYIDEKLINIIGGCCGTTNEYIAEYVALVQGETPHKPQANPDCMWLSGLELLEVKPEINFVNIGERCNVAGSRKFLRLIQEKKYDEALTIARGQVEDGALIIDVNMDEGLLEAKEEMTTFLNLIASEPEISRVPVMIDSSKWEVIIAGLKCLQGKSIVNSISLKEGEEVFIEHARTIKKYGAAVVVMAFDEKGQADTCARKIEVCERAYRLLVDKVKFNPHDIIFDPNVLAIATGMEEHNNYAVDFINATAWIKKNLPGAHISGGVSNLSFSFRGNNFIREAMHAVFLYHAIQQGMDMGIVNPATAVMYTDIDPDLLVKIEDVVLNRRPDAAEILIETAESLKASKDDTQAVVKRDAWRDENVTERLKYALVKGIGDYLEEDLAEIIPLYNKAVDIIEGPLMEGMNIVGELFGAGKMFLPQVVKTARTMKKAVAILQPLIEAEKTDGSTSAGKMLIATVKGDVHDIGKNIVSVVMACNNFEVIDLGVMVPTETIVQRAIEEKPDFIGLSGLITPSLEEMVHVASELQKAGLDIPLMIGGATTSKLHTAIKIAPVYSGIVAHMKDAAQNATVASRLLNPEAKEKFAAELNKEYESLRLKNADKKVDTVSIEDAQKNKLNLF; translated from the coding sequence ATGAAACCAACCATTCAACAGTTAGTTTCCGAGCGCATCCTTATATTGGATGGAGCTATGGGTACAATGATTCAGCAGTATAATTTGAGAGAAGAGGATTTTCGTAATGAACGCTTTGCGAATATCCCTGGTCAGATGAAAGGAAATAATGATTTGTTATGCCTTACTCGTCCGGATGTTATCCGTGATATACATAGTAAGTACCTGGAAGCTGGTGCTGATATCATTGAGACAAATACGTTTAGTTCTACAACTGTTTCTATGGCCGATTATCATGTACAGGATTATGTGCGTGAACTAAATCTTGCTGCTGTTAAAATAGCCCGTGAAATTGCAGATGAATATACCCGGATGAATCCAGATAAGCCTAGATTTGTAGCTGGATCAGTTGGTCCTACTAACAAGACTTGTTCGATGTCTCCGGATGTAAATAATCCAGCTTTTCGTGCCTTGTCGTATGATGAACTGGCTGCTGCATATCAGGAACAGATGGAGGCGCTGATTGATGGGGGAGTAGATGCAATTTTGATAGAGACAATCTTTGATACACTGAATGCTAAAGCTGCAATTTTTGCAGCCGAAACTGCTATGGAAATTAAAGGAGTACAACTACCAATCATGCTTTCTGTTACAGTAGCTGATATTAGTGGACGAACTCTTTCCGGACAGACTCTGGATGCCTTTCTGGCTTCTATTCAACATGCTCCTATTTTCTCTGTCGGGTTGAATTGTTCTTTTGGAGCTAAACAGCTAAAACCTTTTCTTGAAGGCTTAGCATCTCGTGCTCCTTATTATATAAGTGCATATCCTAATGCTGGTCTTCCTAATAGCTTGGGTAAATATGATCAGACTCCGGCTGAAATGGCTGCTCAGGTTAAAGAATATATAGATGAGAAATTAATCAATATTATTGGTGGATGTTGTGGAACAACCAATGAATATATTGCTGAATACGTTGCTTTAGTTCAAGGAGAAACTCCGCATAAACCACAAGCCAATCCTGATTGTATGTGGCTTTCCGGATTGGAATTGCTGGAAGTGAAACCTGAAATTAATTTTGTGAATATAGGTGAAAGATGTAATGTGGCCGGTTCACGTAAATTTCTTCGACTCATACAGGAAAAGAAATATGATGAAGCTCTTACTATTGCTCGCGGGCAAGTGGAAGATGGTGCTTTAATTATTGACGTAAACATGGATGAAGGGTTGCTGGAAGCAAAAGAGGAAATGACTACCTTCTTGAATCTGATTGCTTCTGAACCGGAAATATCTCGCGTACCCGTAATGATAGATTCTTCAAAATGGGAAGTTATTATTGCCGGACTAAAATGTTTGCAGGGAAAATCGATTGTTAACTCTATTTCACTGAAAGAAGGTGAAGAAGTCTTTATTGAACATGCTCGGACTATAAAGAAATATGGTGCGGCAGTTGTAGTTATGGCGTTTGACGAAAAAGGACAAGCTGATACATGTGCCCGTAAAATTGAAGTTTGCGAACGTGCTTATAGGCTGTTGGTGGACAAAGTTAAGTTTAATCCTCATGATATAATTTTCGATCCCAATGTTTTGGCTATTGCTACCGGTATGGAAGAACATAACAATTATGCTGTAGATTTTATTAATGCTACAGCATGGATAAAGAAGAATCTTCCGGGTGCTCATATAAGTGGGGGGGTAAGTAATCTTTCTTTCTCTTTCAGAGGAAATAATTTTATCCGTGAAGCTATGCATGCCGTATTTCTTTATCATGCTATTCAGCAAGGTATGGATATGGGTATTGTTAACCCTGCAACAGCGGTGATGTACACTGATATAGATCCTGATTTACTTGTGAAGATTGAAGATGTGGTTCTTAACCGACGCCCTGATGCAGCAGAAATTCTAATTGAAACGGCTGAAAGTTTAAAAGCTTCAAAGGATGATACTCAAGCAGTTGTTAAGCGTGATGCATGGCGAGATGAGAATGTAACCGAAAGATTAAAATATGCTCTAGTAAAAGGAATTGGCGATTATCTGGAAGAAGATCTCGCTGAGATTATTCCACTCTACAATAAGGCTGTTGATATTATTGAGGGGCCGTTAATGGAGGGCATGAATATTGTAGGTGAACTTTTTGGAGCTGGTAAAATGTTCTTGCCTCAGGTGGTGAAAACTGCACGTACCATGAAAAAGGCTGTTGCTATTCTTCAACCATTGATTGAAGCTGAAAAGACAGACGGATCTACTTCTGCCGGCAAGATGCTTATTGCTACAGTAAAAGGTGATGTTCATGACATCGGAAAAAATATCGTATCTGTAGTTATGGCATGTAATAACTTTGAGGTTATTGATCTGGGTGTAATGGTTCCTACTGAAACGATAGTGCAGCGTGCAATAGAGGAAAAACCTGATTTTATTGGATTGAGTGGATTGATAACACCTTCATTGGAAGAGATGGTTCATGTGGCTTCAGAACTACAGAAAGCAGGCTTGGATATACCTTTGATGATAGGTGGAGCAACTACTTCTAAGTTACATACAGCAATTAAAATAGCTCCTGTTTACAGTGGTATTGTGGCTCATATGAAAGATGCTGCTCAAAATGCAACAGTAGCTTCCCGTTTGCTTAATCCTGAAGCAAAAGAAAAATTTGCAGCAGAACTCAATAAAGAATATGAATCTCTTCGTCTGAAAAATGCAGATAAGAAGGTTGATACAGTTTCTATTGAAGATGCACAAAAGAATAAACTGAATTTGTTTTAA
- a CDS encoding YIP1 family protein, whose translation MNYNNLFKKVMLLISSPAKAWEEISLEEDKRKGLATFVYPMIGLCGMAVFASVFLYNIGSEDLTRNQLFQLAMTRCCGVFVAFFAGYFLAAKTVCKMARSMFRVDCDLARAEQIVGYAMVVPFILKIIVEIVPAFLILKLIFQFYIIYIIWEGARELLKMSENKSTWFSIFSSLVIILCPIIIELIFNKLTVVLN comes from the coding sequence TTGAATTATAATAATTTGTTTAAAAAAGTTATGTTATTAATTTCCTCCCCTGCCAAGGCATGGGAGGAAATTAGTTTAGAAGAGGATAAACGAAAGGGCTTGGCTACCTTTGTTTATCCTATGATTGGTTTATGTGGTATGGCTGTTTTTGCTAGTGTGTTTTTATATAACATAGGAAGTGAAGACCTTACCAGAAATCAACTTTTTCAATTAGCCATGACCAGATGTTGTGGAGTTTTCGTTGCTTTTTTTGCTGGATACTTTCTTGCTGCTAAGACTGTTTGCAAAATGGCTCGCAGTATGTTTCGTGTAGATTGTGATTTAGCAAGAGCAGAACAGATTGTAGGATATGCAATGGTTGTTCCTTTTATCTTGAAAATTATTGTAGAGATTGTTCCTGCTTTTTTAATTCTAAAATTGATTTTTCAGTTTTATATCATCTATATAATTTGGGAAGGTGCAAGAGAACTGCTAAAAATGAGTGAGAACAAAAGTACATGGTTTTCTATTTTTTCTTCTTTAGTGATTATTCTTTGTCCAATTATTATAGAACTTATTTTTAATAAACTGACTGTTGTACTAAACTAA
- a CDS encoding GGGtGRT protein, which produces MALFESYERRIDKINATLNANGIKDIEEAKAICDAAGIDPYKMCEETQPICFENAKWAYVVGAAIAIKKGCSNAADAAEAIGIGLQSFCIPGSVAEDRKVGIGHGNLAARLLRNETKCFAFLAGHESFAAAEGAIKIAEMANKVRKERLRVILNGLGKDAAQIISRINGFTYVQTEFDYYTSELKVVMEKAYSNGPRAAVKCYGADDVREGVAIMHKEGVDVSITGNSTNPTRFQHPVAGTYKKECIEQGKSYFSVASGGGTGRTLHPDNMAAGPASYGMTDTMGRMHSDAQFAGSSSVPAHVEMMGFLGIGNNPMVGATVAVAVVVSQALSK; this is translated from the coding sequence ATGGCATTATTTGAAAGTTATGAACGTCGTATCGACAAGATCAATGCAACGTTAAACGCTAACGGTATCAAAGACATCGAAGAAGCAAAAGCTATCTGCGACGCAGCTGGTATCGATCCATATAAAATGTGTGAAGAAACACAGCCAATCTGTTTTGAAAACGCTAAATGGGCTTACGTAGTAGGTGCAGCTATCGCTATCAAAAAAGGTTGTTCAAATGCAGCTGACGCTGCCGAAGCTATCGGTATTGGTCTGCAATCATTCTGTATCCCAGGTTCAGTAGCCGAAGACCGTAAGGTTGGTATCGGTCATGGTAACCTTGCTGCACGTTTGCTTCGTAACGAAACAAAATGTTTCGCATTCCTTGCAGGACACGAATCATTTGCAGCTGCTGAAGGTGCAATCAAAATTGCAGAAATGGCAAACAAAGTACGTAAAGAACGTCTTCGTGTTATCTTGAACGGTCTTGGAAAAGATGCTGCACAGATCATTTCACGTATCAACGGATTTACTTACGTTCAAACTGAATTCGATTACTATACAAGCGAATTGAAGGTTGTTATGGAAAAAGCATACTCAAACGGTCCTCGCGCAGCAGTTAAATGCTACGGTGCAGATGATGTTCGTGAAGGTGTAGCTATCATGCATAAAGAAGGAGTTGATGTATCTATTACAGGTAACTCTACAAACCCAACTCGTTTCCAACACCCAGTTGCAGGTACATACAAAAAAGAATGTATCGAACAAGGTAAGAGCTATTTCTCTGTAGCATCAGGTGGTGGTACAGGTCGTACTCTTCACCCAGATAACATGGCTGCAGGTCCAGCTTCTTATGGTATGACAGATACTATGGGACGTATGCACTCTGACGCTCAGTTCGCTGGTTCTTCATCAGTTCCTGCTCACGTAGAAATGATGGGATTCTTAGGAATTGGTAACAACCCAATGGTAGGTGCTACTGTAGCAGTTGCTGTTGTTGTTTCTCAAGCTTTATCTAAGTAA
- a CDS encoding nucleoside recognition domain-containing protein yields MRDFPKRLLKCVKDALPKAGKISLWLLKIILPVSLFVRFLQYSGALSYFAEFLNPLFNLIGLPGETAIVFLTSIFLPLYASIAVMTSLTITLREATILTLMCLLSHNLLVESAVQKKTGSSFWWMTTLRILMSIVVAFVLNKIMPASTVRFEVVTQPEVFSSVGEVFSAWFSTSVTLIITILLIVSVLMILQKLLEEYNLFDTISRPLRPFMKLFGMPEKASFLWIVGNVVGLAYGGAIMIEQIDNGMLSRNDVNVLNHHLAISHSLLEDTLLFVALGIGFWWIVLTRMGFAFVVVWCFRLKNYVFINKLHSNAV; encoded by the coding sequence ATGAGAGACTTCCCTAAACGTTTGCTGAAATGCGTTAAAGATGCACTGCCAAAAGCTGGTAAGATAAGCCTGTGGTTATTGAAGATAATACTTCCGGTATCGCTGTTTGTCCGCTTTTTGCAATATTCCGGAGCATTAAGCTATTTTGCGGAGTTCCTTAACCCATTATTCAATCTGATAGGGCTTCCGGGTGAAACTGCAATTGTTTTCCTGACTAGCATTTTTTTGCCGTTGTATGCTTCTATAGCTGTAATGACATCTCTGACTATCACATTGAGAGAAGCTACAATCCTTACGCTTATGTGTCTTCTCTCACATAATCTGCTAGTGGAAAGTGCTGTTCAGAAGAAAACCGGTTCTTCTTTTTGGTGGATGACAACTCTTCGCATTCTGATGTCTATTGTGGTGGCTTTTGTTTTGAATAAGATAATGCCTGCTTCAACTGTTCGTTTTGAGGTTGTTACTCAACCAGAAGTGTTTTCTTCTGTAGGTGAAGTTTTCAGTGCATGGTTTAGTACATCTGTTACGTTAATTATCACTATTTTGCTTATTGTTTCTGTATTAATGATATTGCAAAAATTATTAGAGGAGTATAACTTATTTGACACTATATCTCGTCCATTACGTCCGTTTATGAAACTCTTCGGAATGCCGGAAAAGGCTTCTTTTTTATGGATTGTGGGCAATGTCGTAGGTCTGGCTTATGGTGGTGCAATAATGATAGAGCAAATAGATAATGGCATGCTTTCCAGAAATGACGTAAATGTGCTTAATCATCACTTAGCCATATCTCACTCTTTGTTGGAGGATACACTCTTATTTGTAGCATTAGGCATCGGTTTTTGGTGGATAGTACTAACCCGTATGGGATTTGCTTTTGTAGTAGTGTGGTGTTTCCGATTGAAAAATTACGTGTTTATAAACAAGTTGCATTCTAATGCTGTTTAA